From the Ascaphus truei isolate aAscTru1 chromosome 15, aAscTru1.hap1, whole genome shotgun sequence genome, one window contains:
- the LOC142466725 gene encoding uncharacterized protein LOC142466725 isoform X1: MSLICKSCFKRTTLPAGTIDLSCRDEHIRRRQGSPETKIPQKGHSEDKTRYDCRDAHHLGKVKGQTEALKYHPVQRQAPIIHPCQHCKVAFSSQDYLLKHLKFKHPNENMEKMRTEQSCNIPINMTENASFNQSRQLINNVTASHAKIYILAAATGKDIGESAKSLTWLSDQNAQKTTQTGERPHVCGECGKGFSWLSSLNTHKRTHTGERPHVCGECGKGFSVLSSLNTHKRTHTGERPHVCGECGKGFSVSSSLDKHMRTHTGERPHVCGECGKGFSRSSSLDTHMRTHTGERPHVCGECWKGFSQASSLNTHQRGHTGERPHVCGECGKGFSGLSSLRTHKRTHTGERPHVCGECGKRFSLLSNLNTHKRTHTGERPHVCGECGKGFSVSSTLDKHMRTHTGERPHVCGECGKGFSVSSSLDTHMRTHTGERPHVCGECGKGFSQLSHLNTHQRTHTGERPHVCGECGKRFSLLSNLNTHKRTHTGERPHVCGECGKGFSWLSSLNTHKRTHTGERLHVCGECGKGFSGLSSLRTHKRTHTGERPHVCGECGKGFSLLSNLNTHKRTHTGERPHVCGECGKGFSLLSNLNTHKRTHTGERPHVCGECGKGFSVSSTLDKHMRTHTGERPHVCGECGKGFSGLSSLRTHKRTHTGERPHVCGECGKGFSLLSNLNTHKRTHTGERPHVCGECGNGFSVSSTLNTHMRTHTGERPHVCGECGKGFCILSSLDTHKKTHTGERPHVCGECGKGFSWSSSLNKHKRTHIGERPHVCGECGKGFSVSSSLDTHMRTHTGERPHVCGECGKGFSQLSHLNTHQRTHTGERPHVCGECGKRFSLLSNLNTHKRTHTGERPHVCGECGKGFSWLSSLNTHKRTHTGERLHVCGECGKGFSGLSNLNTHKRTHTGERPHVCGECGKGFSVSSTLDKHMRTHRGKTTCMWGMWEGI, encoded by the coding sequence tacaaagacaagcaccaataatccacccatgccaacactgcaaggttgcttttagcagtcaggattacctcctcaaacatctgaagttcaaacacccaaatgagaatatggaaaagatgaggacagaacaatcttgcaacattccaataaatatgacagaaaatgcatctttcaaccagtcaaggcaattaataaacaatgtaactgcttctcatgccaaaatatatatattagctgcTGCAACAGGAAAAGATATTGGAGAAAGTGCGAAGAGTTtgacttggttatcagaccaaAATGCACAGAAGACAACACAGaccggggagagaccgcatgtatgtggggaatgtgggaagggatttagttggttatccagcctgaacacacacaagaggacacacacaggggagagaccgcatgtatgtggggaatgtgggaagggatttagtgtgttgtccagcctgaacacacacaagaggacacacacaggggagagaccgcatgtatgtggggaatgtgggaagggatttagtgtgtcatccagcctggacaaacacatgaggacacacaccggcgagagaccgcatgtatgtggggaatgtgggaagggatttagtcggtcatccagcctggacacacacatgaggacacacacaggggagagaccgcatgtatgtggggaatgttggaagggatttagtcaggcatccagcctgaacacacaccagaggggacacacaggggagagaccgcatgtatgtggggaatgtgggaagggatttagtggcttatccagcctgaggacacacaagaggacacacacaggggagagaccgcatgtatgtggggaatgtgggaagcgaTTTAGTttgttatccaacctgaacacacacaagaggacacacacaggggagagaccgcatgtatgtggggaatgtgggaagggatttagtgtgtcatccaccCTGGAcaaacacatgaggacacacaccggggagagaccgcatgtatgtggggaatgtgggaagggatttagtgtgtcatccagcctggacacacacatgaggacacacacaggggagagaccgcatgtatgtggggaatgtgggaagggatttagtcagttatcccacctgaacacacaccagaggacacacacaggggagagaccgcatgtatgtggggaatgtgggaagcgaTTTAGTttgttatccaacctgaacacacacaagaggacacacacaggggagagaccgcatgtatgtggggaatgtgggaagggatttagttggttatccagcctgaacacacacaagaggacacacacaggggagagactgcatgtatgtggggaatgcgggaagggatttagtggcttatccagcctgaggacacacaagaggacacacacaggggagagaccgcatgtatgtggggaatgtgggaagggatttagtttgttatccaacctgaacacacacaagaggacacacacaggggagagaccgcatgtatgtggggaatgtgggaagggatttagtttgttatccaacctgaacacacacaagaggacacacacaggggagagaccgcatgtatgtggggaatgtgggaagggatttagtgtgtcatccaccCTGGAcaaacacatgaggacacacaccgGGGaaagaccacatgtatgtggggaatgtgggaagggatttagtggcttatccagcctgaggacacacaagaggacacacacaggggagagaccgcatgtatgtggggaatgtgggaagggatttagtttgttatccaacctgaacacacacaagaggacacatacaggggagagaccgcatgtatgtggggaatgtgggaatggatttagtgtgtcatccaccctgaacacacacatgaggacacacacaggggagagaccgcatgtatgtggggaatgtgggaagggattttgtattttatccagcctggacacacacaagaagacacacacaggggagagaccgcatgtatgtggggaatgtgggaagggatttagttggtcatccagcctgaacaaacacaagaggacacacataggggagagaccgcatgtatgtggggaatgtgggaagggatttagtgtgtcatccagcctggacacacacatgaggacacacacaggggagagaccgcatgtatgtggggaatgtgggaagggatttagtcagttatcccacctgaacacacaccagaggacacacacaggggagagaccgcatgtatgtggggaatgtgggaagcgaTTTAGTttgttatccaacctgaacacacacaagaggacacacacaggggagagaccgcatgtatgtggggaatgtgggaagggatttagttggttatccagcctgaacacacacaagaggacacacacaggggagagactgcatgtatgtggggaatgcgggaagggatttagtggcttatccaacctgaacacacacaagaggacacacacaggggagagaccgcatgtatgtggggaatgtgggaagggatttagtgtgtcatccaccCTGGAcaaacacatgaggacacaccGGGGaaagaccacatgtatgtggggaatgtgggaagggatttag
- the LOC142466725 gene encoding uncharacterized protein LOC142466725 isoform X2, translating to MSLICKSCFKRTTLPAGTIDLSWDEHIRRRQGSPETKIPQKGHSEDKTRYDCRDAHHLGKVKGQTEALKYHPVQRQAPIIHPCQHCKVAFSSQDYLLKHLKFKHPNENMEKMRTEQSCNIPINMTENASFNQSRQLINNVTASHAKIYILAAATGKDIGESAKSLTWLSDQNAQKTTQTGERPHVCGECGKGFSWLSSLNTHKRTHTGERPHVCGECGKGFSVLSSLNTHKRTHTGERPHVCGECGKGFSVSSSLDKHMRTHTGERPHVCGECGKGFSRSSSLDTHMRTHTGERPHVCGECWKGFSQASSLNTHQRGHTGERPHVCGECGKGFSGLSSLRTHKRTHTGERPHVCGECGKRFSLLSNLNTHKRTHTGERPHVCGECGKGFSVSSTLDKHMRTHTGERPHVCGECGKGFSVSSSLDTHMRTHTGERPHVCGECGKGFSQLSHLNTHQRTHTGERPHVCGECGKRFSLLSNLNTHKRTHTGERPHVCGECGKGFSWLSSLNTHKRTHTGERLHVCGECGKGFSGLSSLRTHKRTHTGERPHVCGECGKGFSLLSNLNTHKRTHTGERPHVCGECGKGFSLLSNLNTHKRTHTGERPHVCGECGKGFSVSSTLDKHMRTHTGERPHVCGECGKGFSGLSSLRTHKRTHTGERPHVCGECGKGFSLLSNLNTHKRTHTGERPHVCGECGNGFSVSSTLNTHMRTHTGERPHVCGECGKGFCILSSLDTHKKTHTGERPHVCGECGKGFSWSSSLNKHKRTHIGERPHVCGECGKGFSVSSSLDTHMRTHTGERPHVCGECGKGFSQLSHLNTHQRTHTGERPHVCGECGKRFSLLSNLNTHKRTHTGERPHVCGECGKGFSWLSSLNTHKRTHTGERLHVCGECGKGFSGLSNLNTHKRTHTGERPHVCGECGKGFSVSSTLDKHMRTHRGKTTCMWGMWEGI from the coding sequence tacaaagacaagcaccaataatccacccatgccaacactgcaaggttgcttttagcagtcaggattacctcctcaaacatctgaagttcaaacacccaaatgagaatatggaaaagatgaggacagaacaatcttgcaacattccaataaatatgacagaaaatgcatctttcaaccagtcaaggcaattaataaacaatgtaactgcttctcatgccaaaatatatatattagctgcTGCAACAGGAAAAGATATTGGAGAAAGTGCGAAGAGTTtgacttggttatcagaccaaAATGCACAGAAGACAACACAGaccggggagagaccgcatgtatgtggggaatgtgggaagggatttagttggttatccagcctgaacacacacaagaggacacacacaggggagagaccgcatgtatgtggggaatgtgggaagggatttagtgtgttgtccagcctgaacacacacaagaggacacacacaggggagagaccgcatgtatgtggggaatgtgggaagggatttagtgtgtcatccagcctggacaaacacatgaggacacacaccggcgagagaccgcatgtatgtggggaatgtgggaagggatttagtcggtcatccagcctggacacacacatgaggacacacacaggggagagaccgcatgtatgtggggaatgttggaagggatttagtcaggcatccagcctgaacacacaccagaggggacacacaggggagagaccgcatgtatgtggggaatgtgggaagggatttagtggcttatccagcctgaggacacacaagaggacacacacaggggagagaccgcatgtatgtggggaatgtgggaagcgaTTTAGTttgttatccaacctgaacacacacaagaggacacacacaggggagagaccgcatgtatgtggggaatgtgggaagggatttagtgtgtcatccaccCTGGAcaaacacatgaggacacacaccggggagagaccgcatgtatgtggggaatgtgggaagggatttagtgtgtcatccagcctggacacacacatgaggacacacacaggggagagaccgcatgtatgtggggaatgtgggaagggatttagtcagttatcccacctgaacacacaccagaggacacacacaggggagagaccgcatgtatgtggggaatgtgggaagcgaTTTAGTttgttatccaacctgaacacacacaagaggacacacacaggggagagaccgcatgtatgtggggaatgtgggaagggatttagttggttatccagcctgaacacacacaagaggacacacacaggggagagactgcatgtatgtggggaatgcgggaagggatttagtggcttatccagcctgaggacacacaagaggacacacacaggggagagaccgcatgtatgtggggaatgtgggaagggatttagtttgttatccaacctgaacacacacaagaggacacacacaggggagagaccgcatgtatgtggggaatgtgggaagggatttagtttgttatccaacctgaacacacacaagaggacacacacaggggagagaccgcatgtatgtggggaatgtgggaagggatttagtgtgtcatccaccCTGGAcaaacacatgaggacacacaccgGGGaaagaccacatgtatgtggggaatgtgggaagggatttagtggcttatccagcctgaggacacacaagaggacacacacaggggagagaccgcatgtatgtggggaatgtgggaagggatttagtttgttatccaacctgaacacacacaagaggacacatacaggggagagaccgcatgtatgtggggaatgtgggaatggatttagtgtgtcatccaccctgaacacacacatgaggacacacacaggggagagaccgcatgtatgtggggaatgtgggaagggattttgtattttatccagcctggacacacacaagaagacacacacaggggagagaccgcatgtatgtggggaatgtgggaagggatttagttggtcatccagcctgaacaaacacaagaggacacacataggggagagaccgcatgtatgtggggaatgtgggaagggatttagtgtgtcatccagcctggacacacacatgaggacacacacaggggagagaccgcatgtatgtggggaatgtgggaagggatttagtcagttatcccacctgaacacacaccagaggacacacacaggggagagaccgcatgtatgtggggaatgtgggaagcgaTTTAGTttgttatccaacctgaacacacacaagaggacacacacaggggagagaccgcatgtatgtggggaatgtgggaagggatttagttggttatccagcctgaacacacacaagaggacacacacaggggagagactgcatgtatgtggggaatgcgggaagggatttagtggcttatccaacctgaacacacacaagaggacacacacaggggagagaccgcatgtatgtggggaatgtgggaagggatttagtgtgtcatccaccCTGGAcaaacacatgaggacacaccGGGGaaagaccacatgtatgtggggaatgtgggaagggatttag
- the LOC142466725 gene encoding uncharacterized protein LOC142466725 isoform X3: MEKMRTEQSCNIPINMTENASFNQSRQLINNVTASHAKIYILAAATGKDIGESAKSLTWLSDQNAQKTTQTGERPHVCGECGKGFSWLSSLNTHKRTHTGERPHVCGECGKGFSVLSSLNTHKRTHTGERPHVCGECGKGFSVSSSLDKHMRTHTGERPHVCGECGKGFSRSSSLDTHMRTHTGERPHVCGECWKGFSQASSLNTHQRGHTGERPHVCGECGKGFSGLSSLRTHKRTHTGERPHVCGECGKRFSLLSNLNTHKRTHTGERPHVCGECGKGFSVSSTLDKHMRTHTGERPHVCGECGKGFSVSSSLDTHMRTHTGERPHVCGECGKGFSQLSHLNTHQRTHTGERPHVCGECGKRFSLLSNLNTHKRTHTGERPHVCGECGKGFSWLSSLNTHKRTHTGERLHVCGECGKGFSGLSSLRTHKRTHTGERPHVCGECGKGFSLLSNLNTHKRTHTGERPHVCGECGKGFSLLSNLNTHKRTHTGERPHVCGECGKGFSVSSTLDKHMRTHTGERPHVCGECGKGFSGLSSLRTHKRTHTGERPHVCGECGKGFSLLSNLNTHKRTHTGERPHVCGECGNGFSVSSTLNTHMRTHTGERPHVCGECGKGFCILSSLDTHKKTHTGERPHVCGECGKGFSWSSSLNKHKRTHIGERPHVCGECGKGFSVSSSLDTHMRTHTGERPHVCGECGKGFSQLSHLNTHQRTHTGERPHVCGECGKRFSLLSNLNTHKRTHTGERPHVCGECGKGFSWLSSLNTHKRTHTGERLHVCGECGKGFSGLSNLNTHKRTHTGERPHVCGECGKGFSVSSTLDKHMRTHRGKTTCMWGMWEGI; this comes from the coding sequence atggaaaagatgaggacagaacaatcttgcaacattccaataaatatgacagaaaatgcatctttcaaccagtcaaggcaattaataaacaatgtaactgcttctcatgccaaaatatatatattagctgcTGCAACAGGAAAAGATATTGGAGAAAGTGCGAAGAGTTtgacttggttatcagaccaaAATGCACAGAAGACAACACAGaccggggagagaccgcatgtatgtggggaatgtgggaagggatttagttggttatccagcctgaacacacacaagaggacacacacaggggagagaccgcatgtatgtggggaatgtgggaagggatttagtgtgttgtccagcctgaacacacacaagaggacacacacaggggagagaccgcatgtatgtggggaatgtgggaagggatttagtgtgtcatccagcctggacaaacacatgaggacacacaccggcgagagaccgcatgtatgtggggaatgtgggaagggatttagtcggtcatccagcctggacacacacatgaggacacacacaggggagagaccgcatgtatgtggggaatgttggaagggatttagtcaggcatccagcctgaacacacaccagaggggacacacaggggagagaccgcatgtatgtggggaatgtgggaagggatttagtggcttatccagcctgaggacacacaagaggacacacacaggggagagaccgcatgtatgtggggaatgtgggaagcgaTTTAGTttgttatccaacctgaacacacacaagaggacacacacaggggagagaccgcatgtatgtggggaatgtgggaagggatttagtgtgtcatccaccCTGGAcaaacacatgaggacacacaccggggagagaccgcatgtatgtggggaatgtgggaagggatttagtgtgtcatccagcctggacacacacatgaggacacacacaggggagagaccgcatgtatgtggggaatgtgggaagggatttagtcagttatcccacctgaacacacaccagaggacacacacaggggagagaccgcatgtatgtggggaatgtgggaagcgaTTTAGTttgttatccaacctgaacacacacaagaggacacacacaggggagagaccgcatgtatgtggggaatgtgggaagggatttagttggttatccagcctgaacacacacaagaggacacacacaggggagagactgcatgtatgtggggaatgcgggaagggatttagtggcttatccagcctgaggacacacaagaggacacacacaggggagagaccgcatgtatgtggggaatgtgggaagggatttagtttgttatccaacctgaacacacacaagaggacacacacaggggagagaccgcatgtatgtggggaatgtgggaagggatttagtttgttatccaacctgaacacacacaagaggacacacacaggggagagaccgcatgtatgtggggaatgtgggaagggatttagtgtgtcatccaccCTGGAcaaacacatgaggacacacaccgGGGaaagaccacatgtatgtggggaatgtgggaagggatttagtggcttatccagcctgaggacacacaagaggacacacacaggggagagaccgcatgtatgtggggaatgtgggaagggatttagtttgttatccaacctgaacacacacaagaggacacatacaggggagagaccgcatgtatgtggggaatgtgggaatggatttagtgtgtcatccaccctgaacacacacatgaggacacacacaggggagagaccgcatgtatgtggggaatgtgggaagggattttgtattttatccagcctggacacacacaagaagacacacacaggggagagaccgcatgtatgtggggaatgtgggaagggatttagttggtcatccagcctgaacaaacacaagaggacacacataggggagagaccgcatgtatgtggggaatgtgggaagggatttagtgtgtcatccagcctggacacacacatgaggacacacacaggggagagaccgcatgtatgtggggaatgtgggaagggatttagtcagttatcccacctgaacacacaccagaggacacacacaggggagagaccgcatgtatgtggggaatgtgggaagcgaTTTAGTttgttatccaacctgaacacacacaagaggacacacacaggggagagaccgcatgtatgtggggaatgtgggaagggatttagttggttatccagcctgaacacacacaagaggacacacacaggggagagactgcatgtatgtggggaatgcgggaagggatttagtggcttatccaacctgaacacacacaagaggacacacacaggggagagaccgcatgtatgtggggaatgtgggaagggatttagtgtgtcatccaccCTGGAcaaacacatgaggacacaccGGGGaaagaccacatgtatgtggggaatgtgggaagggatttag